Genomic segment of Acinetobacter larvae:
CAGCTGGTACTTCGGTTCAGTTGTTGGGTCGTGACGGTTCTTACGCCATCATTCGTTTGCGTTCAGGCGAAATGCGTAAAGTACACGTTGAATGCCGTGCTGTAATTGGTGAAGTTTCTAACCAAGAAAGCAACCTACGTTCATTGGGTAAAGCTGGTGCTTCACGCTGGCGTGGTGTTCGTCCTACCGTTCGTGGTATGGCGATGAACCCGATTGATCACCCACATGGTGGTGGTGAAGGGCGTAACAAAGGTATTCAACCTGTAAGCCCATGGGGTCAAAAAGCGAAAGGGTACAAGACACGTACCAATAAGCGTACGACTAAGATGATCATTCGCGACCGTCGCGTTAAGTAACAAGTAAAGGAATCTGACAATGCCTCGTTCTCTGAAAAAAGGCCCATTCGTCGATGCGCACTTGTTCGCTAAGGTTGAAGCGGCTGTAGCGAGTAATTCTCGTAAGCCGATCAAAACTTGGTCGCGTCGTTCGATGATCCTCCCAGATTTTGTTGGTTTAACAATTTCTGTTCACAATGGCCGTAACCATGTTCCAGTGATTGTATCTGAACATATGGTTGGTCATAAACTCGGTGAATTCGCGCCAACTCGTACCTATCGTGGTCACGGTGTTGACAAGAAGTCTAAACGTTAAGGTGCTCACAATGGAAGTAACTGCTAAATTACGCGGTGCCGCCATCTCGGCACAAAAAGCACGTTTGGTTGCAGACCTTATTCGCGGCAAATCTGTTGCGCACGCTTTAAACATCTTGAACTTCAGCAACAAAAAAGCTGCTGTTCTTGTGAAAAAAGCTTTGGAATCTGCAATTGCTAACGCTGAACATAACAACAGTTTAGATGTAGACGATCTTAAGGTTTCTACGATTTACGTTGACGAAGGCACTAGCCTGAAACGTATTATGCCACGTGCTAAAGGCCGTGCAGATCGTATTACCAAACGTACTTGTCACATCACCGTTAAGGTAGGGGTTTGATATGGGTCAGAAGGTTCATCCAATCGGTATCCGCCTAGGTGTTGTGAAACGTCATAACGCTAACTGGTATGCGAATCCGAAACAATATGCTGAATACTTGCTTAAAGATCTTCAAGTTCGTGAGTTTTTAATTAAAAAACTTAAGAATGCGATGGTAAGCAATATTCTTATCGAACGCCCAACAGGCGCAGCTAAAGTAACCATTAGTACTGCTCGTCCTGGTATCGTGATCGGTAAAAAAGGCGAAGATATTGAAAAATTACAGCGCGAACTTACTCAAATTATGGGTGTTCCAGCGCAAGTAAGCATCAATGAAATCGATCGCCCTGACTTAGACGCACGTCTTGTTGCTGAAGC
This window contains:
- the rpsS gene encoding 30S ribosomal protein S19, coding for MPRSLKKGPFVDAHLFAKVEAAVASNSRKPIKTWSRRSMILPDFVGLTISVHNGRNHVPVIVSEHMVGHKLGEFAPTRTYRGHGVDKKSKR
- the rplV gene encoding 50S ribosomal protein L22, with amino-acid sequence MEVTAKLRGAAISAQKARLVADLIRGKSVAHALNILNFSNKKAAVLVKKALESAIANAEHNNSLDVDDLKVSTIYVDEGTSLKRIMPRAKGRADRITKRTCHITVKVGV